The Agelaius phoeniceus isolate bAgePho1 chromosome 4, bAgePho1.hap1, whole genome shotgun sequence genome includes a region encoding these proteins:
- the LOC129133881 gene encoding uncharacterized protein LOC129133881 isoform X6 has translation MKAGCRCIASMAEHPIPGEGVPHSRKYSWISAVKFKRAICSEHAKLPSPAGRRTGFAALASPAFRAAVRNRRGVAAHPTMTASASERGRSVRPEEPGLLRRRLSKRHQPGASRTFPADEVQKDEIQGRAPHPG, from the exons gtgcagatgcattgcatccatggcagagcaccccatcccgggtgagggggttccccatagcag GAAGTATAGCTGGATCTCAGCAGTCAAGTTCAAGAGG GCCATCTGCTCGGAGCATGCCAagctcccatctccagctggCCGACGGACCGGGTTTGCCGCTCTCGCGAGCCCCGCGTTCCGGGCAGCCGTCAGGAACcgccgaggagttgcg GCGCACCCCACGATGACGGCGTCGGCCTCCGAGCGTGGCCGCAGCGTGCGACCCGAGGAGCCGggccttcttaggagaagg ctgtctaagagacaccagcccggtgccagcaggaccttcccagctgacgag gtgcagaaggatgaaatccagggcagagcccctcatcccgggtga